The genomic region ATCTGTATCCGTTGACCCTGGTGGAGGCCGAGGAGCAGGTCCGCCCACACCTGGTGGTGCTGGGCAATGCCGCCCACAGCCTGCACCCGATTGCCGGACAGGGTTTCAACCTGTCCCTGCGCGATGCCCAGGCCCTGGCCGAAGCCTTGCTGGCCAGCGAGGCACCGCTGGGCGAGTTTGCCACCCTGCGCGGTTATCAGGAGCGTCAGCGCCTGGACCAGACACTGACCGTCGGCTTTTCGGACCGGGTCACCCGCCTGTTCGGCAGCGGCCAACCGCTGGTCGCGCTGGGGCGCAATCTCGGCCTGCTGGGGCTCGATCTGCTGCCGCCGGCCAAGCGCTGGTTCGCCCGTCAGGCCATGGGCCTGGGGACACGTGCCGATGTCTGATCGACCCATCACTCCATTCCCTGTGGGAGCCGGCTTGCTGGCGATAGCTGACGGCGCGGTGCGTCTGTCGGGCTGCGTTATCGTTGATCGCCAGCAAGACGGCTCCTGCAAGGGGCAGGCTCACTTTTTACTACAGGCTTGAAGCATGGAAATGCGCGCAGATGTGCTGATTGTCGGGGCTGGGATGGTTGGCAGTGCCCTGGCCCTGGCGTTGAAAGACAGTGGCCTGCAGGTGCTGCTGCTCGACGGCGGCCCGATGAGCGTCAAGCCGTTCGATCCGCAGGCCCCGTTCGAACCCCGGGTGAGTGCCTTGTCGGCCGCCAGCCAGCGTATTCTTGAGCGTCTGGATGTGTGGCCGGGCATTGCCGGCCGACGTGCCAGCCCCTACCGTGACATGCAGGTCTGGGACGGCAGCGGTACCGGACAGGTGCATTTCTCGGCCGCCAGCGTGCATGCCGAGGTGCTGGGGCATATCGTCGAGAACCGGGTGGTCCAGGACGCCTTGCTCGAACGTCTGCACGACTGCGACATGGGCTTGCTGGCCAATGCGCGGCTGGAGCAGATGCGCCGTTCCGGTGACGACTGGCTGCTGACCCTGGCCGATGGCCGCAAGCTGCGTTCAGCGCTGGTGATTGCCGCCGACGGTGCCAATTCGGCGGTGCGCCGCCTGGCCGGCTGCGCGACGCGGGAATGGGATTACATGCATCACGCCATCGTCACCAGCGTGCGCAGCAGCCGGCCACACCGGATGACCGCGTGGCAGCGGTTTACCGATGATGGGCCGCTGGCCTTTCTGCCGCTGGATCGCGATGGCGGGCAGGATTGGTGTTCGATCGTCTGGTCGACCACCCCGGGCGAAGCCGAGCGCCTGATGGCGCTCGACGAGGGGGCATTCCGTGGCGAACTGGAGCGGGCCTTCGAGGGGCGTCTCGGCGAGGTGATCGCCGTCGATCCGCGACTCTGCGTCCCTTTGCGTCAGCGTCACGCCAAACGTTACGTCGCCGAAGGGCTGGCTTTGATCGGCGATGCGGCCCACACCATCCATCCGCTGGCCGGACAGGGCGTGAACCTGGGCTTCCTTGACGCCGCCGTCTTGGCCGAGGTGTTGCTGCATGCGCTCGAGCGGGGTGAGCGGCTGGCGAATGTGCAGGTGCTGAGCCGCTTCGA from Pseudomonas asplenii harbors:
- a CDS encoding 2-octaprenyl-3-methyl-6-methoxy-1,4-benzoquinol hydroxylase, which translates into the protein MRADVLIVGAGMVGSALALALKDSGLQVLLLDGGPMSVKPFDPQAPFEPRVSALSAASQRILERLDVWPGIAGRRASPYRDMQVWDGSGTGQVHFSAASVHAEVLGHIVENRVVQDALLERLHDCDMGLLANARLEQMRRSGDDWLLTLADGRKLRSALVIAADGANSAVRRLAGCATREWDYMHHAIVTSVRSSRPHRMTAWQRFTDDGPLAFLPLDRDGGQDWCSIVWSTTPGEAERLMALDEGAFRGELERAFEGRLGEVIAVDPRLCVPLRQRHAKRYVAEGLALIGDAAHTIHPLAGQGVNLGFLDAAVLAEVLLHALERGERLANVQVLSRFERRRMPHNLGLMAAMEGFERLFQADRLPLRWLRNTGLKMVEQMPEAKALFVRQALGLTGDLPELARA